In a single window of the Eriocheir sinensis breed Jianghai 21 chromosome 61, ASM2467909v1, whole genome shotgun sequence genome:
- the LOC126986303 gene encoding cell division cycle protein 27 homolog — MLVQEPLQAAVWHCLNHYAYRDATFLAERLLAEVDSDEALHLVATSYYRSGKPGRAYSVLRARGTRTPQLRFLMARCCFDLCKLEEAETVLTGGSVLHPKTIDELTVEYGDLACFALQLLGLICARTERLARAMEAFRRSLKLNPFLWQSFVALSDQGDKTDPAKVFRLDSLESFSNCHGNTVLTLVNSAPPPGGGGGSTTTEPMLTNTTTTTTTLNSVTVNSHQQQQETFNQTPTFTPMHNTNTPNNLLPVAHTPSFTLSTPSPLNTPVAITITPTPDRGTGVGGDTGEGILQAPKKKKLVRLRSVMGGSVSLSPLSPSFGVLPLDAGTPVCEEHPALLNTSVAFLTPSPLSLSQLDAEPNAKIPTPLSKRILCRKTKDSPLVLNKPAVFAPAGNNSNFQSPPSVQPNPNVRRSSRLFGNSNSVKENNKSPARKTKTRSSKSQSSLSELNEKNKSENQDIISPTDKPYPEKPPSPQSLAQQAFTIQKQSAEGLMSLLRDMGTAYQHLAQYNCEKAIELLSALPTQHYRTGWVLSHIGKAYFEMTDYQQAVKFFSEVREWEPHRLHLMEYYSTALWHQQKEVQLSALAQDLVEEDRECPQAWCATGNCFSLQKEHEAAIRFFSRAIQVDPNFAYAYTLLGHEHIATEELDSALSCYRSAIRIDPRHYNAWYGIGLVLFKQERFAQAESHFRKALSIHPHSSVLMCHVAVVEHALQKSSAALSTLNRALAVDPRNPLCKYHRASILHATDRHQEALAELNHLREIVPKESNVYFLLGKVHKKLGQTHLALMNFSWAMDLDPKGANNQFKEAIDPAINRFPVDDDDTTNNNPHDNGSESCSLAPAESSQESLILEPQQIPNVESLSDDSL, encoded by the exons ATGCTGGTCCAGGAGCCGCTACAG GCCGCGGTTTGGCACTGCCTGAACCACTATGCCTATCGGGATGCCACCTTCCTTGCCGAGAGACTGCTGGCTGAAg tTGACTCCGATGAGGCGCTACACTTGGTGGCGACGTCATACTACCGCTCAGGGAAGCCCGGCCGCGCCTACTCGGTGCTGCGGGCTCGCGGCACCCGCACCCCACAGCTCAGGTTCCTCATGGCACGCTGCTGCTTTGACCTCtgcaa ACTTGAGGAGGCCGAGACGGTGCTAACGGGGGGCAGCGTGCTCCACCCCAAGACGATAGACGAGCTGACAGTCGAATACGGGGACCTGGCCTGCTTCGCCCTGCAGCTCCTGGGCCTGATCTGCGCCCGCACCGAACGGCTGGCCCGCGCAATGGAGGCATTCCGCCGCTCCCTGAAGCTCAACCCCTTCCTCTGGCAGTCCTTCGTGGCACTCTCTGACCAGGGAGACAAGACTGACCCGGccaag GTGTTCCGGCTGGACAGCCTCGAGAGCTTCAGCAACTGTCACGGCAACACAGTGCTCACCCTTGTCAACAGCGCCCCGCCaccaggggggggcgggggcagcaCCACCACCGAACCCATgctcaccaataccaccaccaccaccaccaccctcaacagcGTCACTGTAaacagccaccagcagcagcaggagacgTTCAACCAAACACCAACGTTCACCCCCATGCACAACACCAATACCCCAAACAACCTCCTCCCCGTTGCCCACACCCCATCCTTTACCCTGAGCACCCCATCCCCCCTAAACACCCCAGTGGCCATCACGATCACCCCCACCCCAGACCGCGGCACTGGGGTGGGCGGGGACACCGGGGAAGGCATTTTACAAGccccaaagaagaagaaattggtTAGGCTTCGGAGCGTCATGGGTGGAAGTGTTAGTCTAAGCCCTCTGTCGCCTAGTTTCGGTGTCCTGCCTCTCGACGCCGGGACCCCAGTCTGTGAAGAACACCCAGCCCTCTTGAACACGTCTGTggccttcctcaccccctccccgcTCTCTCTGTCGCAGCTGGACGCAGAACCCAATGCCAAGATCCCAACACCTCTCAGTAAAAGG ATCCTATGCCGGAAGACCAAGGACTCCCCGCTGGTGCTGAACAAGCCGGCGGTCTTCGCTCCGGCGGGCAACAACAGCAACTTCCAGAGCCCCCCCAGCGTGCAGCCCAACCCCAACGTGCGGCGTTCCTCTCGGCTCTTCGGCAACAGCAACTCGGTGAAG gAGAACAACAAGTCCCCCGCCAGGAAGACCAAGACCAGGTCCTCCAAGAGTCAGTCCAGCCTGTCGGAGCTGAATGAGAAAAACAAGAGTGAGAACCAAGACATCATCTCGCCCACCGACAAGCCCTACCCCGAGAAACCTCCCTCGCCGCAGTCCCTCGCACAGCAGGCCTTCACTATACAGAAGCAGTCGGCGG AGGGGTTGATGTCCTTGCTGCGGGACATGGGCACAGCGTATCAGCACCTGGCGCAGTACAATTGTGAGAAGGCCATTGAGCTGCTGAGCGCCTTGCCCACCCAGCACTACCGCACCGGCTGGGTTCTCTCGCACATCGGCAAGGCGTACTTCGAGATGACGGACTACCAGCAGGCCGTcaa gttcTTCAGTGAGGTGCGTGAGTGGGAGCCGCACCGTCTGCACCTCATGGAGTACTACAGCACCGCACTCTGGCACCAGCAGAAAGAAGTGCAGCTCTCCGCTTTggcccag GACCTGGTGGAGGAGGATCGTGAGTGCCCGCAGGCCTGGTGTGCCACGGGGAACTGTTTCTCCCTGCAGAAGGAACACGAGGCAGCCATCAGGTTCTTCTCCAGGGCCATACAG gTGGACCCCAACTTTGCCTACGCCTACACCCTGCTTGGCCACGAACACATAGCCACGGAGGAGCTGGACAGTGCCCTCAGCTGCTACAGGAGTGCCATCAGGATAGACCCTCGACACTACAATGCCTG GTACGGCATTGGTCTGGTGCTATTCAAACAGGAGAGGTTCGCCCAAGCTGAGTCCCACTTCAGGAAGGCGCTGAGCATCCACCCTCATAGCTCAGTGCTCATGTGCCATGTGGCCGTG GTGGAACACGCCTTACAAAAAAGCAGTGCCGCGCTGTCCACCCTAAACCGGGCCTTGGCGGTGGACCCTCGCAACCCACTGTGCAAGTACCATCGGGCATCCATCCTGCACGCCACGGACCGCCACCAGGAAGCCCTCGCAGAGCTTAACCACCTGCGGGAGATTGTGCCCAAGGAGTCCAACGTTTACTTCTTGCTGGGGAAG GTGCACAAAAAGCTGGGTCAGACTCACTTGGCCCTCATGAACTTCTCCTGGGCCATGGATCTTGACCCTAAAGGTGCCAACAACCAGTTCAAGGAAGCTATTGACCCCGCCATCAACCGCTTCCCTGTGGACGATGAtgacaccaccaacaacaaccctcATGATAACG GCAGCGAAAGTTGCTCCCTGGCACCAGCCGAGTCCTCGCAGGAGTCGCTGATCCTGGAGCCGCAGCAAATACCCAACGTGGAGAGCCTCAGCGACGACAGCCTATAA